The DNA segment TTTATGGAAGTTTAGCTTTGTCTGCTGGCTTTGATTTGTGATGCTCAATGGCTCTGCTCtaatttgtttttcattttgttcTAGGCATCATCGGAGATGGGTTGCAGAGAAACTGGGTCCTGCTGTTGCAGGAAAGGAACTTGACTTTACTCGGAGCATACTATCAGTTGATGCCAAACATTATCATGCTTGGTCACATAGGCAGGTTTGTCATCTCGAAACATTGCTTAACCCAGTCACTTGATGTGTAGtatattatctttttgcttATTGTTGGTAAACAATCTACATTATTATGCTTAGTCACATAGGCAGGTTTTTTAATCTCAGAACCTTGTTTAAAGCACTCACTATGTATGCTATCTTCTTTGCTTTATGTTGGGAAACAATCTGTAGTGGGCACTACAAGCATTAGGTGGATGGGAAAATGAGCTTGATTACTGTCATGAGCTCCTTGAAGCTGACGTCTTTAACAACTCTGCATGGAATCAGGTAAATATGATTCATCAATAAACAATGCTAGATTATGTTTCCCAAATTATAATTGCCTTCTTAAATCAAATCTTGCAGAGGTATTACGTTATTACTAGATCTCCTTCGTTGGGGGGCCTAAAACCCATGAGAGAATCTGAAGTAAGCTACACAGTCAAAGCCATTTTAGCAAATCCCGGGAACGAGAGCTCTTGGAGATACCTGAAAGCCCTTTACAAAGACGACACAAAGTCTTGGATTAGTGACCCAAGTGTTTCCTCAGTCTGTTTGAAAGTTCTCTCACGCACGGACTGCTTCCATGGATTCGCTCTCAGCACCGTTTTGGATCTTCTATGCGATGGGTTGAGACCAACCAACGAGCATAGAGACTCGGTGAAAGCTCTAGCTAATGAAGATCCAGAGACTAACTTGGCCAATTTGGTGTGTACCATTCTGTGTCGTGTTGATCCTATAAGAGCTAACTATTGGGCATGGAGGAAGAGCAAGATTACAGTGGCAATATGACCACACTTGAaaaagctatttttttttttacgttttaATCTACTGCTTTTTCATGAAACATACCGTACATCAAAACAAATCTTGATTTTCTTGGcttccctttttatttttttttatcaatgcaAAATCTAATGAATGTCAACACTAACGTGTAGTATTGGGTTTGGAGTATTCAAACCCGGTttcatcaaataaaaaatacaatcgCGGCTTGGGATAGATTCCGGTTCAACATTATGATTGTTGGACATGAAGGGAGAATGTGGTCACGTAATTGCTCTgtcttttgtgtgtgtgttgtgaTATGACAGAATCTGTGGTGTTTGAAATGGTAAGCATAATTTGTGATAAGTGAATGGTCAGACTTATAACTCGTAAGATCCTTGAAAAgatacaaataaaacaaaattgacAATTAGcaattcaaacaagaaaagtATCCAAAGTTCAAAACTAAAGTCTAATACTCCTTTCTTTCGGTAAAATCTAATTTGTCTGCTCAGTTCTCTAATCCTTTCCCAAACTTGCACAAATGGGTGTCATAAAATCTTGGGGAAATATTTTTAACCTTTTATTCCTTAGCGCATATCCATGCATTCCTTAATGGACGACTTCCGCATGGTTCTGGTGATCACACACATTATATGCATAGACCCAAATCTATGTAGAAAATAATGTctaaatcattattttcatgACGC comes from the Brassica rapa cultivar Chiifu-401-42 chromosome A01, CAAS_Brap_v3.01, whole genome shotgun sequence genome and includes:
- the LOC103870807 gene encoding protein farnesyltransferase/geranylgeranyltransferase type-1 subunit alpha translates to MDSDATVPLSERPEWSDVVPLSQDDGPNPVVPIAYKEDFRETMDYFRAIYRSDERSPRALRLTEEALRLNSGNYTVWHFRRLVLEELDHDLFEELKFIESIAKDNSKNYQLWHHRRWVAEKLGPAVAGKELDFTRSILSVDAKHYHAWSHRQWALQALGGWENELDYCHELLEADVFNNSAWNQRYYVITRSPSLGGLKPMRESEVSYTVKAILANPGNESSWRYLKALYKDDTKSWISDPSVSSVCLKVLSRTDCFHGFALSTVLDLLCDGLRPTNEHRDSVKALANEDPETNLANLVCTILCRVDPIRANYWAWRKSKITVAI